The genome window AGGAAGCCCGCTCGCGATCGGGACGATGTCGTTCTTCACCACGGGGAAGTCGATCAGCGAGTTGAGGACGTGGGGGGTGATATTGATGGGCACGTTCCTCGGGAGGTCCTCGGGGGGTGCGAGGACGACGCGTTTTGCCTCCACCTCGTCCTGTATCTTGGATATCTTGACCGTGTCCCCTATGCTCACGCCGGCGTTCATCCGCGTGAAGTTGTCGATCCGCACCTTGTTCTGGTTCCAGTCCTCCACGAGGGACCGCCAGACCTTTGCGACCGTTCTCCTCTTGCCTTCCACCGCGACGATATCCCCGGGAGATATCTTCAAGTAGAGCATCGTCTCGGGATCGAGCCTCGCCTTCCCGCCGCCCTGGTCCCCGGGATATGCACTGTCGACCTTCAGATGGATTTCAGGCATTAATTTAAAGGTGCATTACGCTGGGATTTATAAGTACGTATGCGTGTTCTCCTCTTCGATCCCATCCGCGGGGCTGCCGGTGACATGGTGTGCGGGGCGCTCCTTGACCTCGGCGCGGACGCGGGGACGGTGACGGCAGCCATGCGGTCCGTCGTCGGGGAACCCTCGATCCGCGTCGTGGAGAGGGCGGGTGTGAGGGCACTCTCGGTCGACACGCGGGCGACGGCGGAGAGCCGCACGCTGGACGAGGTCATCTCCCGCGTCAGGTCCGCCGAGGCCCCGCGGGCGGCGATCGAGATGGCGTGCAGGGTCTTTGCGCGCATCGCGGCAGCCGAGGAGGAGATCCACGGGAAGACCCCCCACTTCCACGAGGTGGGGGCCGACGACGCGGTCGCGGAGGTCGTCGGCGCGTGCACTGCCCTCGCGACCCTCGCGGTCGACGCGGTGGGGACGCTCCCGGTCCCCCTCGGCGGCGGGACGGTCGGGACCCACCACGGGACGTACCCCGTTCCCGCTCCCGCGACCCTCTCAATCCTCGAGGCCGCGGGGATCCCGGTCATCTACGGCCCGCCGGGCGAGGGGGAACTCTGCACCCCGACCGGCGCCGCCCTCCTCGCCGAGATGGTCACCCTTCCCGCCGGCTCCGTCCCCCGGGGGAGGGTCGTCTCGTCCGGTTACGGGGCCGGGGACAGGGACACCCCCTCGTGCCCGAACGTCCTGCGTGCCGTCCTCATCGAGGATCTCCCCGGCCCCCGCGACGACGCGGTCGACATCCTCGAGACGAACGTCGACGACGTGACCGCGGAGGAGATGGGGGCGTGCGCGGAGGCCCTGATGGCCGGGGGAGCCCGCGACGTCTCCATCGTCCCCTGCACCATGAAGAAGGGGAGGCCCGGCTGGCTCGTGCGCGTGGTCAGCGCGCCGTGGGACTCGGAGAGGCTCGCCGGGATCCTCGCCCGGGAGACGGGGACCCTCGGGGTGAGGTGCATCCCGAGCGCCCACCGCTTCGTGGCGGGGAGGGAGGAGAGGTCGGTCTCGATCTCCGTCGGCGGGAGGACGTATGAGATCCCGGTGAAGTGCGCCGTGCGGGAGGGGACCGTCTACTCCTGCAAGGCCGAGTTCGCGCGTGTCCACGAGGTGTCCCGGGCCACCTCGGTCCCCGTGCGGGAGATCGCCCGGCTCGCGGAAGGGGAGGCGTGGAGGCAGCTAGGCCGGAAGATCCCATGAGAGAGGCGGCCCGCGGGACAGGATCGGAAGTGCTCGACGCCCTCCTCGGGGGAGGACTCTCCCCCGGCATCCTCACGCAGGTCTACGGGGAGCCCGCGTCGGGGAAGAGCACGATCTGCGTGATGGCGGCCGTTACGTGCCTCCGCGAGGGGGGCCGGGTCATCTTCCTCGACAGCGAGGGGTTCTCCGCGGAGAGGTTCCGGCAGATCGCGGGGGACGACGCGGTCGCCCTCGCGGAGAACATCTTCCTCTTCGAGCCCGAGGACTTCTCGCAGCAGGCAGCGATGATCCGGAACTTCGAGCCGCTCCTCAGGGAGGGCGCGGGCCTCCTCGTCGTCGACTCCCTCACCGGGCTCTACAGGAGCCAGCTCGAGAGGGGGAGGGACGCGATGCAGAGGCTGACGGGGCAGGCCCTCCTCCTGCTCGGGTACGCCCGGAAGTACGCGGTGCCGGTCCTCGTCTCGAACCAGGTGTACATGGACCCCGAGAGGAACACGTTCGTAGGGCTCGGGGGGACGGCACTCGAGCACCTCTCCAAGGTGATCGTCCGGCTGGAGAGGAGGGGGCAGTTCCGGCGCGCGACGCTCGTCAAGCACAGGTCGAGGCCCGCCGGGGCATACTTCGACTTCGAGATCACGCGGCAGGGGATCCGGCCCCTCGGCCCCCTGCAGGAGGCAGGGAGTGGTGAAGGTGTCTAGGCGGGACACACGGAGGGATGCAGGCACGGGGGGACCCCACGTTTCCCGGTCCCTTCCCGCGTGGCTGGTCCTCCCCGTCCTCCTCGGCGTGCTGCTCCTCGCGGGGTGCCTCTCGGTCGCGCCCGGCGCGGGGGAGGCAAAGCCCGTGCCCCTCGGGGAGGGCGAGGAGTGGAAGACATTTCCCCTAAAGGACGTCCGCACGGGGGAGGTCATCTCCGTCGACGCGTTCGCCGGCAAGACGGTCGTCATCCACACGTTCACGGTCGCGTGCCCCGTCTGCACCCTGCAGCAGAGGGAGATCTCCACCGTGAAGGGCGCGCTCGGAGACGGGATCGTGGTGGTCGGGCTCGACATCGACCCGGGTGAGGACCCTGGAGTCCTCGCGGACCACGCCCGGAGGAACGGGTTCCACGGCTACTACGCCATCGCGCCGCCCCGCGTCACGCGGTCCCTCGTGGACCGGTTCGGCCCGGCGGTCGTTGCGCCGGCAACCGCCCCCGTGATCCTCGTCTGTCCCTCCGGCGAGGCGACGATACTCGAGAATGGCATTAAGTCCGCGGCCCGGCTCTCGGACGCGATCAGGACGGTGTGCTGACCGGTGGACGCACTCTCCGCGTGGACGATGGCGTTCCTCGCGGGGACCTCTGCCCCGCTCGCCTCCCCCTGCATGCTCCCCCTCTACCCCGGTTTCCTCTCCTACCTCGCGTCGAAGGGCGGCGGGGGATCCCGCGGGGTCCCGGTCCCCCTCCTCGGGGCCGCGGTCGCGGCGGGCGTCATCGCTTCCCTCCTCTCGTTCGGGGCCGCCTACACCCTCGTCCTCCGCGTGCCCCTCTCCCGGATCGTCCCCGTCCTCTCGCCTGTCGCCTTCGGCCTCCTCGCCGTCTTCTCCGTCCTCCTCGTCCTCGATGCCGATCTCTCCCGGTGGACCGGCGGGATCCCCATCCCCCGCGTCGGCCTGCCCGTCCCCGACGCGTTCCTCCTCGGGCTCTTCCTCGGCATCGTCATCCTCCCCTGCAACGCCGCGGCTGTCGTGGCCCTCCTCGCCATCGGGACGACCCTCGGGGACCTCCTGCTCAACACCGTCTCGTTCCTCTCGTTCGGGGCAGGGATGTCGCTCCCCCTCCTCGCCTTCGCCGCACTCCCCCCGCCCGTGACCGTCGGGATCGTGGGGTGGCTCGCCCGTCACAGGAGGGCCGTTCGCGCCGCCGCGGGTGTCCTCATGCTCGGGATAGCGGTGTATTCCCTCCTCGGTCTCGCCGGGGTCCCGGCAGCGTGAGGGAGAGAGGGGGGAAAAAGTGTCGCGGGAGCAGGCCTAGAACGTGATCTTCCCCGAAAAGACGGTGGTCGCGGGGCCTTCCATCCACGTCTCCCCGCCGAGGAGGATCGTGAGGGGGCCGCCCTCCGTCTCGACCTCCACGCGGTTCCCTGTCCGCCCGATGTGGTGGGCGACCGCCGCCGCGGCCGTCGCCCCCGTCCCGCACGAGAGCGTCTCGCCCTCCACGCCGCGCTCGTACGTCCTCACCCGGAGCGCGTTCTCCCCGGTCTGCGCGACGAAGTTGACGTTCGCCCCGCGGGGGAACGTCTGGTGGTACCGGATGGGCGGGGCGAGTTTCTGCACGTCGATCCCGTCGAGGTCCTCGACGAATACGACCGCGTGCGGGACACCCGTGTTGACGGCGTACACCGTGAACCCCCCGATCTCCTCCCGGTACTCGCCCTCCCCCGTCGCGGGGATCCGGGGCCTCTCGAACGAGGGGTCCGGCATCCTGATGTTCGCGTAGAACGTGTCGTCCCTGTACCCGCATTTCACGGGGATGGTCCCCGCGAGGGTCTCCACCGTGCACTCCTTCCGGATGTACCCCGTGTCGTAGGCGTGCTTCACGAGGCAACGGATGCCGTTC of Methanolinea sp. contains these proteins:
- the larC gene encoding nickel pincer cofactor biosynthesis protein LarC, encoding MRVLLFDPIRGAAGDMVCGALLDLGADAGTVTAAMRSVVGEPSIRVVERAGVRALSVDTRATAESRTLDEVISRVRSAEAPRAAIEMACRVFARIAAAEEEIHGKTPHFHEVGADDAVAEVVGACTALATLAVDAVGTLPVPLGGGTVGTHHGTYPVPAPATLSILEAAGIPVIYGPPGEGELCTPTGAALLAEMVTLPAGSVPRGRVVSSGYGAGDRDTPSCPNVLRAVLIEDLPGPRDDAVDILETNVDDVTAEEMGACAEALMAGGARDVSIVPCTMKKGRPGWLVRVVSAPWDSERLAGILARETGTLGVRCIPSAHRFVAGREERSVSISVGGRTYEIPVKCAVREGTVYSCKAEFARVHEVSRATSVPVREIARLAEGEAWRQLGRKIP
- the radB gene encoding DNA repair and recombination protein RadB translates to MREAARGTGSEVLDALLGGGLSPGILTQVYGEPASGKSTICVMAAVTCLREGGRVIFLDSEGFSAERFRQIAGDDAVALAENIFLFEPEDFSQQAAMIRNFEPLLREGAGLLVVDSLTGLYRSQLERGRDAMQRLTGQALLLLGYARKYAVPVLVSNQVYMDPERNTFVGLGGTALEHLSKVIVRLERRGQFRRATLVKHRSRPAGAYFDFEITRQGIRPLGPLQEAGSGEGV
- a CDS encoding cytochrome c biogenesis protein CcdA, translated to MDALSAWTMAFLAGTSAPLASPCMLPLYPGFLSYLASKGGGGSRGVPVPLLGAAVAAGVIASLLSFGAAYTLVLRVPLSRIVPVLSPVAFGLLAVFSVLLVLDADLSRWTGGIPIPRVGLPVPDAFLLGLFLGIVILPCNAAAVVALLAIGTTLGDLLLNTVSFLSFGAGMSLPLLAFAALPPPVTVGIVGWLARHRRAVRAAAGVLMLGIAVYSLLGLAGVPAA
- the dapF gene encoding diaminopimelate epimerase, producing the protein MEIHFVKLHGNGNDFILIDEYEGIVIPDDMKAEFAEIYCHRRFGIGGDGVLYLSRGKEADLGMRILQPDRSEAEMCGNGIRCLVKHAYDTGYIRKECTVETLAGTIPVKCGYRDDTFYANIRMPDPSFERPRIPATGEGEYREEIGGFTVYAVNTGVPHAVVFVEDLDGIDVQKLAPPIRYHQTFPRGANVNFVAQTGENALRVRTYERGVEGETLSCGTGATAAAAVAHHIGRTGNRVEVETEGGPLTILLGGETWMEGPATTVFSGKITF